Proteins co-encoded in one Streptomyces sp. NBC_01283 genomic window:
- a CDS encoding TauD/TfdA family dioxygenase produces the protein MTAPLFELTDRERSVLWQQAEEVVHHGPEAVGEDALPIRVKEAIQDFGRDSGERGFMLLRGLELGPLPPTHADGEPATLPGHGTAGLGMLIAETLGTMIGYADEKSGDLVHNVQPLPGEETRIEGSGSVAFDFHIENVHHSLRPDFIGLICLRQDHDGIASTRIASCREAMDLLKPETVESLRQCQFYSNYPGSFTREATVEPAPSGPHPVLFGSTDKPFMRFNSHNTTSLNKAGRAALRALAEALEDVCHDVILQPGDCALLDNNVAAHGRSAFEPRYDGQDRWLRRFYSIKSIPHSVLQMMDGSRVVPPIPAIEGIW, from the coding sequence ATGACTGCGCCGCTTTTCGAACTGACCGACCGAGAACGCTCCGTCCTGTGGCAGCAGGCCGAGGAGGTCGTCCACCACGGCCCCGAGGCCGTCGGCGAGGACGCCCTGCCCATACGCGTGAAGGAAGCGATACAGGACTTCGGCCGGGACTCGGGCGAGAGGGGTTTCATGCTCCTGCGCGGCCTGGAACTCGGCCCGCTCCCGCCCACACACGCCGACGGCGAACCGGCGACCCTACCGGGTCACGGCACGGCCGGCCTGGGCATGCTCATCGCCGAAACGCTCGGCACGATGATCGGCTACGCCGACGAGAAAAGCGGCGACCTGGTCCACAACGTGCAGCCGCTGCCCGGCGAGGAGACACGGATCGAGGGCTCCGGATCCGTGGCGTTCGACTTTCACATCGAGAACGTCCACCACTCGCTGCGCCCGGATTTCATCGGCCTGATCTGTCTCCGGCAGGACCACGACGGCATCGCGTCGACCCGCATCGCCTCCTGCCGCGAAGCGATGGACCTGCTCAAGCCCGAGACGGTGGAATCCCTGCGGCAGTGCCAGTTCTACAGCAACTACCCGGGCTCCTTCACCAGGGAGGCCACCGTGGAACCCGCTCCCTCGGGCCCCCACCCGGTCCTGTTCGGCAGCACCGACAAGCCGTTCATGCGCTTCAACTCCCACAACACCACCTCACTGAACAAGGCGGGCCGTGCCGCACTTCGCGCTCTTGCCGAGGCGCTCGAAGACGTCTGCCACGACGTGATCCTCCAGCCGGGCGACTGCGCCCTCCTGGACAACAACGTCGCGGCACACGGGCGTTCGGCGTTCGAGCCCCGCTACGACGGACAGGACCGATGGCTTCGGCGGTTCTACTCGATCAAGTCGATCCCGCACTCCGTGCTGCAGATGATGGACGGCTCGCGCGTCGTCCCGCCGATCCCGGCCATCGAAGGCATCTGGTGA
- a CDS encoding aspartate aminotransferase family protein yields the protein MARLSPVLKPATPVTVSHAKGLDVYGDDGQRYLDFTAGIGVTSTGHCHPWVVDAIAYQASRLIHGQYVTVRHRPLLDLCDRLGQVLPAELQSLFFANSGSEAMESALRLARQATRRPNVIVFHGGFHGRTVGAASMTTSSPRFRTGHAPLMAGVHIAPFPSAYRYGWSEDEATRFALQELDFLLATVTAPEDTAALIVEPVLGEGGFIPATAAFMQGLRERADRHGFLLVVDEVQTGFGRTGRFWGHQHFGVEPDILVAAKGMTSGLPLSVMATSERLMSAAPAGSQGGTYGGNAVACAAALATLDVIADEELVANASLQGLRLAEGLMEIAEEHEVVGDIRGLGLMLGWEFSSPDGRPDPEKALRVQQEAIAQGLLVQIGGPLRNVLRLLPALIVEEAQVDQAVSALSRALASATGLSRTGMTKERA from the coding sequence ATGGCACGCTTATCGCCCGTTCTCAAGCCAGCGACTCCGGTCACCGTCAGTCACGCAAAAGGGCTGGACGTGTACGGAGACGACGGGCAGCGATATCTGGACTTCACTGCCGGGATCGGGGTCACCAGCACCGGCCACTGTCACCCGTGGGTGGTCGACGCGATCGCCTACCAGGCCAGTCGACTGATCCACGGCCAGTACGTGACCGTGCGACACCGGCCCCTGCTCGACCTGTGTGACCGTTTGGGGCAGGTACTTCCGGCTGAGCTGCAGTCCCTGTTCTTCGCCAACTCCGGCAGTGAGGCGATGGAGTCGGCGCTGCGCCTGGCCCGGCAGGCCACAAGGCGCCCGAACGTCATCGTGTTCCACGGCGGCTTCCACGGCCGGACCGTCGGCGCCGCGTCGATGACCACCTCAAGCCCGCGATTCCGCACGGGGCACGCCCCTCTGATGGCCGGGGTGCACATCGCACCGTTCCCCTCCGCGTACCGGTACGGCTGGAGCGAGGACGAGGCCACCCGGTTCGCCCTGCAGGAACTCGACTTCCTCCTGGCGACCGTGACCGCCCCCGAGGACACCGCGGCTCTCATCGTGGAACCGGTATTGGGCGAGGGTGGATTCATCCCTGCCACCGCCGCTTTCATGCAAGGACTACGGGAGAGGGCCGACCGCCACGGGTTCCTCCTGGTGGTGGATGAGGTCCAGACCGGGTTCGGGCGGACGGGGCGGTTCTGGGGCCATCAGCACTTCGGCGTCGAGCCCGACATCCTGGTGGCCGCCAAGGGGATGACCAGCGGACTGCCGCTGTCGGTGATGGCCACGTCGGAACGGCTGATGAGCGCCGCCCCCGCGGGCTCACAAGGCGGAACCTACGGCGGCAACGCGGTGGCCTGCGCTGCGGCGCTGGCCACGCTCGACGTCATCGCGGACGAAGAACTCGTGGCGAACGCGTCTCTCCAGGGCCTCCGGCTCGCCGAGGGACTGATGGAGATCGCCGAGGAGCACGAGGTCGTGGGTGACATTCGCGGGCTCGGCCTCATGCTCGGCTGGGAGTTCTCGTCACCGGACGGCCGGCCGGACCCCGAGAAGGCGCTCCGTGTCCAGCAAGAGGCCATCGCCCAGGGGCTGCTGGTGCAGATCGGCGGACCACTGAGAAACGTACTGAGGCTGCTCCCCGCTCTGATCGTGGAGGAAGCCCAGGTTGACCAGGCAGTGAGTGCGCTGTCCCGGGCCCTTGCCTCGGCCACCGGGCTCTCGCGCACCGGCATGACGAAGGAGCGAGCATGA